GTCCTTTATTTCAAGTAATTGTCTTTTAGatcttttatttaacgttGTCGTTTAATGCACTAACGTGAAAATGTCACTTTTTTCTATAGCATAATGTCGTTTTGCGaggaaaaattagaagaatggGGGCTTTCCGAATacgtacaaaaatttacaggttgattaattttatttaataatctcaattttatagttttataatctCAAAGAGAACAGATAATCAAAATGACATCAAATTGgcattattttgacttttctgtTCTCCTTGGAATCTTTTATTGCAACtgctataatataatttataattatgttgcattttatatttagatgaGGGTATAGATGAGGAAGCATTTCTATATATGCCAGAAAATATGGTGAAAGAATGGATTGAAAgaattattggaaaaatatttaatttccttgaaaatagaaaaaaattactttcaaaaaagagagatttagtaagaaatttatattttctgtagCCTATTtctattgaaattaataatttttgcaaatatagattagcaaataaaattattaagtttctAGAATTGATATTTACCTactaaatttgataatttttatttgctaatctatattcgcaaaaattacttataattaaataattaattatcaattaagcTAATTAACTTATCAGTTAATTTATGAATATCATTGTTGCAGGATATTTCAACAGATTTGAATACAACAGATTCAAATTCAGAAGTCACAAGTGCAGACATCGAAGAAACTGCCAGTATAGATAGTTGTTCTTCTAAGGAGTCGTGCACAAGTGTGAGCAATCGTGGAaaagtatgtatttttatacaaactttatattctttattatattctaaaattttatcgcgttttttaaataggcaagtaaaaatagaaatagaaaaatattaatcctaaaatataaaattttaattttaatattttaatattttttaattttaatattttttcgttcttaatatttaatatttttgtctagACTTTAAAAGAATTGCTTTCCGAATCCAGTTgtggtaaaaaaatattaaggcAAATACGATTGACTGGATCAGACCGTAATAAAATAACCCATTTAATTATAGACAAACTTCTTTGCAAATCTACGAAGTATGTATACcatcttataaaaatgtatatgtaaaattgtaattgtacattttatctaattatttctatttcaatgTAGAATAAGTTCAGCAGAATTTCAGAAATGGGCTGAAGAAATAGCCCATGTTTTTAAACATGAATTAGCATCGACATATTATGTTCCAAGTAATGCAAAACAAAAACGTCTGGCTAGCGGAAAATTGTGGGACAAATACAATAACCTAAAAAGGTATATAAAGAAACAAGCACTTGAAAACATAGAAGAAGAGAAGACTCCAGAAAATCCTGATGATCCTGATTATGAAGAAACATTGCTTACATTGCGAGCAATTCAGCCAGACGATCCTAATCTTTTAAAGTTGTGGAAAGAAACATTTAAGGTTGTATGACCCGTAAGATCTCTgccaaaagtttaagaaacgtaacataaagctaattaacatatttaagaagatattctttactggaaagtaatatttatattaatattttattaaaataacggtTGCCTGTGTTTTTAAGAGCTATAGAGACATTTTTAGgcatattttctcgtatgcaaactttcacttttaatgatttttagaaAGACTGTACCTGACTTGCAACTGACACAAACGAAAATCTGAAGGtgtgaaaatctttaaaaagtaacaaaacatagtaattactatttaaaaatactaatgaaattatattacgttatttatttacgtcatttattaataaattaaatacaatagctctcataaaaaagtattttgatcGCGACAACGTCGCATTTTCTGTAAGTTGGTAGCATTGATCTCACTCGACATCAGCTGCGTGAACGCGAAGTGTGTGCTCTGagcacgtgtaatatacagaCGCAACGTTTGAGGTTAGTTTTCGCTTGCGCTACGAAAATGCCAAAAGTAAAACGTTACGTGTGCCATGGAATTGTTACAATCATCTGGTGTGGTTTCGACTCGTGTCTTCAAATTACGTTTCCCAGTATTTGTCTGTGCTAACCGTTGATTGTACACTTTTTCAGTGACAACTTTTCCTTTCCAcatgtaacgttttactttCGGCATTTTCGTAGCGCAAGCGAAAACTAACCTCAAACGATGCGtctgtatattacacgtgctCAGAGCACATGGAGCACACTTTCGATACACAAGAGGCTctattggaaaaagtaacgAACCTCTGTAGTATTTGTTATCCTTTACGGAGAGTGACGGAGAGAGAGGTTCTAATGTGACGTCATAGTGCGCTGTTGCCGGATCTCTGTACTTACGAGTTCAGTGAGACCAAGCGAGACTGTTCTCTGTTtggtttttattcaatatttcagaaaatatcctcaaagtcataatttttttggttctaatttgtttgtaagatgtttattaatatttctgcaaagttttaaaaggatgccatattttcttcgatattaatttctcaaatgAAGTTGAAAAAACAGTGAAACTTGATGAATTCCCATAAGAGCCTatgttaaattcaaattgttataacttttgaacgggCCTCGCAAACTTGTTCAAACTTGGCacaatgctttattatataatactcaTCACCTGACAAAGTTTGAAgaatttggcattttttcttctaaggGGTCATACAACCTTAACGGAAGAAGGAAAGGGACTTCGATTGctgaatattataatgaatatCCCGTTTTAAAAACTTCCATTGCTACTTCACTGGTAATTTCttccatataaaatttgtgtgcgtgcgtgcgtgcgtgcgtgcgtgcgtgcgtgcgtgtgcgcgcgcgcgagcacaAAAATGcagtataatataatcataaattcTTCCAATGTAATATGTCAATCATTAATTGTTACAGATACGTATTGATTGTGGCATTGCAACCGGAATTGATACgctgatttttcaaaaaaaaatggcCCGAAATTTGTCCATATGTAATACAAATagcggaaaaaaaaacaagcatGCCCAGCATTATGTGAATTGAAACATGGTATGTACATTACATGTAAAACATACACactcaaatattaattattttaatttatataatacatgataGAAAGGCTTTAAGAGCCGAACACGGATGTTGATGCGTGTATTCCGACGAAAATTACACGCATCAACATCCGCGTTCGGCTCTTAAAGCCTTTATatcatatgtattatatttaatattgagaGCCTGATAGAAATgtcttaatatattaatttatatattaatttcagatgTACCAGTCGAAGTACTAAGTCTTTTGATTTTACCctacataattaatacatgTCATGTGAAGACaggcaacaaaaaaaaatggaaaccTTCAAAAGTAGAAGTGGCTGAAAGTTTTATCTGTCGAATTCCtgtaagtataatttattctaacatgtttgaaaaaaataccttATAATAATCGCGTTTCAAATGccattgttatatattttgttatatttgttttagaaTATAGCACAATTAGAACCTATACTAACACAACGGAAAGAGAAACTTCAAGCTGTGGGTTTGACTCTTCAGCCAACAGTGGTTGCAGTGGGTTCGCTCATAAATCTCACATCTTTTTACGTTCTTATAAACGACACGGTGACAAGTTTGCAGAATGCAGTAGATCTATGTTTCCAAACCTTCTTTGCACTGGACGCAAAGTATCCAGTAGACTGCGAAAGAGTATggtattttttacaacaatatgTGTATTGTATTACCAGTGAAAAATAttgtcgaaattttatttctttggaTACCATTTGGCATGATATAGACGAATTAATGTCTTCTTCAAAATAAGTTATaacttcaaaataattttacgtttttattaaaagaattacttTAAAGCTGAATTCAAacatagtaaatatatatatatatatatatatatatatatatatatatatattcgtgaaaatgcttaaatgcaatatttgtcttaaaacaatatctaaaaaaaaatttaaattgcatcTCACGTTTGCACATCAAACAAGTCTTActtctataatttatacttGTCCATATGAAGGTTGTAGACGTTCTTATTCagattataaaacattaagtaAACATCAAAGagtttataaacattttgaagAAGTTTCAACAAATACTAAGAAATTGccaatattaaatgtaaatattgagAAGTTATCGGTAccaaatataattacacaaaATTCGGAGATCAGTATTTCTGACAGTTGCACATCAGATTGCAATGATACAGTTGTATTAGAACATTCGAAAATTGAAAGTGCACGAAATGAACTTCATATGTTCGCACTGGCAATGACTTCTTCTTTCCAATCTGATGCTACATTAAAGGTCGATTCAAACATAACCGTGCCGTGCCCGTACCGTATTCGCGCCGTCAGACATATACGATGTATGTTCATATATGTCCGTATGCTAACCGAATCGTAACCATATTCAGTTATTTGTTTTTTGGTATCCATGATAGATACATTCGTCATTTTGATCAGTTAAGAAAAAATGGACTTCAATGACGAAGAACTTGCAATAATTGCATTGCTTTTAGATGAAGAAacacaaaattgtaataaGCGAAAACGAAAGTGGGTACACGACATCTGTCGTAAACGAGAAAAGAAAGGCGAATTTTCCACactttataaacatttaatagaTGACGAAGCAAAATTTTATCAGTATTTTCGGATGACTCAATGGTCATTttgaagtattattattaaacaaaattgaacCTGTAATAAGAAAACGAGATACTTATATGAGAGCGGCAATTACCGCACGAGAACGACTTGCCGTTTGTCTAAGGTAAaagaatttcataaatattttacttaacgtatacatacttttttatttattgcattttatacatccaatacatatacacagataatttatattttagtatatttttttatttattgtttattacaatatgATGGATAGTTTGTCATTGATGTACTATTGTTGTGTTCATTGTTTCCGTATTGACTGTTTCTTCcggtattaatatttgaaaatgtatGATGCGAGTCAGACCATGTTGATGCAGTAGTTACAGTAGAATTAGATGACTGCACTGTGTATTGTGGATGTGGTGGAACGTTAATAGTTGAGTTGGGCGATGGTGAATGgctataaattaaatcagaCGACGGTAAAGAAGGCGGTAAAGAAGATGGTGCACTGATAGATATCCCAGGAGAGTGACGTTCTACGTGCATAATCTGCTGTAATTCCATATCTTGCACAaccttaaaaattttgtttttgcaacatttaaataataagtgTCGAATGTTTTCAAAGTTGAAGCAATGCCTGCAAGAAAAGTATCTGCTGGATGAACTGACTGTTCACTGGTTTTTGATTCGCTACGTTCTAAAAGATATTTCATTAGAGTAGATGATGCTGtatcagaatttttaaatgttgaaGAACTATTTTcgctttttaatttcttaaatggacgAGAGGGAACTTGTGGGAAAGACAtttctgagataatttttcCGGTACGCTAGAAACTTCAGAATCATCTGATTGTTGTCTCGATGTTGATTGttgattattgttattttcaaaaaattcttcttttcgCAACAGTTCTTCATCTTCtgtttcattttcttcatcAATAACATTACTTatcgtctctctttcttttaagTATGGAAGCAAAAATTGTAGCTCTTCttcgaatttatatttaatgattttagaTGCAGCTTGTCCACTTTTAGTTACTCGCCGTTTCAGAGATTTGCGAAAATTGTCGCGAATATTACTCCACCGTGTCTTACATGCAgcaactgaaaaaaaattcaaaatgataCTACActgttgaaaaatttgtattaaatataacacataaatcacatgtcccaatactatgttaaaatatttcaacagaaaggaaatgtaattctgatcgtaattttaggttaattatgtgtacaattaacataacttttatgttgaaattataagattgtaagataaaatcaacacttttttatacatttttctacaaaatgcaattttattatatttcaattatatatgtacatttaaattatattatatatagttacatttaaatcttaatatttaatattttagatttttagcAACGGGTGACTCTCTTCGTACCATTGCGTTCAGTTTTCGAATGGGTCATTCTACAGTCTTCGATTTTGTGATAAGTGCATGTAAAGCGATAATCGAAAAACTTATGCCCGAAGTAATGTTACTGCCAACAGAAACAAAATGGAGACAAATAGCAAATGAATTTTGGACTAGCTGGAATTTTCCTAATTGTTTAGGTGCCTTAG
This window of the Temnothorax longispinosus isolate EJ_2023e unplaced genomic scaffold, Tlon_JGU_v1 HiC_scaffold_46, whole genome shotgun sequence genome carries:
- the LOC139824604 gene encoding uncharacterized protein translates to MDDEKLIEYVRQHVELYDLSHFKYMDGNHKEKIWTLIGKCLMQPELSPSLNYDQNYISFLLKYFNIVLGHVIYVLYLIQIFQQCSIILNFFSVAACKTRWSNIRDNFRKSLKRRVTKSGQAASKIIKYKFEEELQFLLPYLKERETISNVIDEENETEDEELLRKEEFFENNNNQQSTSRQQSDDSEVSSNVANQKPVNSQFIQQILFLQALLQL